Proteins encoded in a region of the Falco rusticolus isolate bFalRus1 chromosome 10, bFalRus1.pri, whole genome shotgun sequence genome:
- the LOC119154361 gene encoding protein farnesyltransferase subunit beta-like codes for MAGAEAPPGGRRRLRDDGLQTPTSAEQTKVEDIVQEVFDACKMSHHASQYVLQREKHCHYLKRGLRQLTKAYECLDASRPWLCYWILHSLELLDEPIPQSVASDVCQFLSRCQSPQGGFGGGPGQHPHLAPTYAAVNALCIIGTEEAFDVIDRKKLLQYLHSLKQPDGSFLMHIGGEVDVRSAYCAASVASLTNILTPELFAGTAEWIVRCQNWEGGIGGVPGMEAHGGYTFCGMAALVILKKEHLLNLRSLLRWVTSRQMNFEGGFQGRCNKLVDGCYSFWQAGLLPLLHRALHARGDTALSMTRWMFDQLALQEYILLCCQCPAGGLLDKPGKSRDFYHTCYCLSGLAIAQHFGSGELHQEVVLGGPENRLQPTHPVYNIIPEKVARAVTHFLRQPVPSLQPAAAAD; via the exons ATGGCGGGAGCGGAGGCCCcccccggcgggcggcggcggctgcgggacGATGGGCTGCAGACCCCCACCTCCGCCGAACAG ACCAAGGTGGAAGACATTGTGCAGGAGGTCTTTGATGCCTGCAAGATGAGCCATCATGCTTCACA GTACGTCCTGCAGCGGGAGAAGCACTGCCATTATCTGAAGAGAGGCCTCCGGCAGCTGACCAAAGCCTATGAG TGTCTGGATGCCAGCCGTCCCTGGCTCTGCTACTGGATCCTGCACAGCTTGGAGCTGCTGGATGAGCCTATTCCCCAGTCAGTTGCCTCTGA CGTCTGCCAGTTCCTGAGCCGCTGTCAGAGCCCCCAGGGTGGCTTTGGGGGTGGCCCTGGCCAGCACCCACACCTTGCCCCTACCTACGCCGCCGTCAACGCACTGTGCATCATCGGCACGGAGGAGGCATTCGATGTCATTGACAG gaagaagctgctgcagtACCTGCACTCGCTGAAGCAGCCAGATGGCTCCTTCCTCATGCATATCGGCGGCGAGGTGGACGTCAG GAGCGCCTACTGCGCTGCCTCCGTGGCCTCGCTGACCAACATCCTCACACCTGAGCTCTTTGCCGGGACAGCCGAGTGGATAGTGAG GTGCCAGAACTGGGAGGGTGGCATTGGTGGGGTGCCGGGCATGGAGGCCCACGGCGGGTATACCTTCTGCGGCATGGCAGCCTTGGTCATCCTGAAGAAGGAACATCTGCTGAACCTCCGGAGCTTGCTG CGCTGGGTTACCAGCCGGCAGATGAACTTCGAGGGCGGCTTCCAGGGCCGCTGCAACAAGCTGGTGGATGGCTGCTACTCCTTCTGGCAAGCCggcctcctgcccctgctccacCGTGCCCTCCACGCCAGGG GCGACACGGCACTCAGCATGACCCGCTGGATGTTTGACCAGTTAGCGCTGCAGGAGTACATCCTCCTGTGCTGCCAGTGCCCAGCCGGTGGGCTGCTCGACAAGCCGGGCAA GTCCCGGGATTTCTACCACACTTGCTACTGCCTGAGTGGGCTGGCCATCGCCCAGCACTTTGGCAGCGGCGAGCTCCACCAGGAGGTGGTCCTGGGCGGCCCCGAGAACCGCCTG CAGCCCACGCACCCTGTCTACAACATCATCCCGGAGAAGGTGGCAAGAGCAGTGACGCACTTCTTGCGGCAGCCagtgcccagcctgcagccggcagctgctgctgactaG
- the RAB15 gene encoding ras-related protein Rab-15 isoform X3, producing the protein MAKQYDVLFRLLLLGDSGVGKTCLLCRFTDNQFHPAHISTIGVDFKMKTIEVDGIKVRIQIWDTAGQERYQTITKQYYRRAQGIFLVYDISSERSYQHIVKWASDVDEYAPDGVQKILIGNKADEEHKRQVAKEQGLQLAREYGMDFYETSACSNLNIKESFTRLTELVLQAHRKELEGLRAPPRAPALARLEEDEQQPLGSEDSPKACWC; encoded by the exons ATGGCCAAGCAGTACGACGTGCTCTtccggctgctgctgctgggggactcGGGCGTGGGCAAGACCTGCCTGCTCTGCCGCTTCACCGACAACCAGTTCCACCCCGCCCACATCTCCACCATCG GTGTTGACTTCAAGATGAAGACCATCGAAGTGGATGGCATTAAGGTGCGGATACAGATCTG GGACACGGCAGGCCAGGAGCGGTACCAGACCATCACCAAGCAGTACTACCGGCGGGCACAG GGCATCTTCCTGGTGTATGACATCAGCAGCGAGCGTTCCTACCAGCACATCGTGAAGTGGGCCAGCGACGTGGATGAG TACGCGCCTGATGGCGTCCAGAAAATCCTCATTGGGAACAAGGCGGACGAGGAGCACAAGAGGCAAGTGGCCAAAGAGCAAGGGCTGCAG CTGGCCAGGGAGTATGGGATGGACTTCTACGAGACCAGCGCCTGCAGCAACCTCAACATcaaggag TCCTTCACACGGCTGAcggagctggtgctgcaggcgCACCGCAAGGAACTGGAGGGGCTGCGggcccccccccgcgcccccgccctGGCCCGCCTGGAGGAGGAtgagcagcagcctctggggaGCGAGGACAGCCCCAAAGCCTGCTGGTGTTGA
- the RAB15 gene encoding ras-related protein Rab-15 isoform X2: MGTGSVGEAGTGEPWALGKWEHPGNGSTRELENRWVLGTGKPGALGKRETVGTGEVKNREMSNHGHRGTGKPQAPGNGKAVGTREPVTPRSWGTGSIRKLWAPGNWEHWGAAALGKWEAVGTDEPGAPGSHITGEPGAPGNCVDFKMKTIEVDGIKVRIQIWDTAGQERYQTITKQYYRRAQGIFLVYDISSERSYQHIVKWASDVDEYAPDGVQKILIGNKADEEHKSWPGSMGWTSTRPAPAATSTSRSPSHG; the protein is encoded by the exons ATGGGCACTGGGAGCGTCGGGGAAGCGGGAACCGGGGAACCGTGGGCACTGGGGAAATGGGAGCACCCGGGAAATGGAAGCACCAGGGAGCTAGAAAACCGTTGGGTACTGGGAACCGGGAAACCAGGAGCACTGGGAAAACGGGAAACTGTGGGCACCGGGGAGGTGAAGAACCGGGAAATGAGCAACCATGGGCACCGGGGAACCGGGAAACCACAGGCACCAGGGAATGGGAAAGCCGTGGGCACCAGAGAACCGGTGACACCGAGGAGCTGGGGAACTGGGAGCATCAGAAAACTGTGGGCACCAGGgaactgggagcactggggagctgcagcactggggaaaTGGGAAGCAGTGGGCACTGATGAACCAGGAGCACCGGGCAGCCACATCACGGGGGAACCGGGAGCACCAGGAAact GTGTTGACTTCAAGATGAAGACCATCGAAGTGGATGGCATTAAGGTGCGGATACAGATCTG GGACACGGCAGGCCAGGAGCGGTACCAGACCATCACCAAGCAGTACTACCGGCGGGCACAG GGCATCTTCCTGGTGTATGACATCAGCAGCGAGCGTTCCTACCAGCACATCGTGAAGTGGGCCAGCGACGTGGATGAG TACGCGCCTGATGGCGTCCAGAAAATCCTCATTGGGAACAAGGCGGACGAGGAGCACAAGAG CTGGCCAGGGAGTATGGGATGGACTTCTACGAGACCAGCGCCTGCAGCAACCTCAACATcaaggag TCCTTCACACGGCTGA
- the RAB15 gene encoding ras-related protein Rab-15 isoform X1, giving the protein MGTGSVGEAGTGEPWALGKWEHPGNGSTRELENRWVLGTGKPGALGKRETVGTGEVKNREMSNHGHRGTGKPQAPGNGKAVGTREPVTPRSWGTGSIRKLWAPGNWEHWGAAALGKWEAVGTDEPGAPGSHITGEPGAPGNCVDFKMKTIEVDGIKVRIQIWDTAGQERYQTITKQYYRRAQGIFLVYDISSERSYQHIVKWASDVDEYAPDGVQKILIGNKADEEHKRQVAKEQGLQLAREYGMDFYETSACSNLNIKESFTRLTELVLQAHRKELEGLRAPPRAPALARLEEDEQQPLGSEDSPKACWC; this is encoded by the exons ATGGGCACTGGGAGCGTCGGGGAAGCGGGAACCGGGGAACCGTGGGCACTGGGGAAATGGGAGCACCCGGGAAATGGAAGCACCAGGGAGCTAGAAAACCGTTGGGTACTGGGAACCGGGAAACCAGGAGCACTGGGAAAACGGGAAACTGTGGGCACCGGGGAGGTGAAGAACCGGGAAATGAGCAACCATGGGCACCGGGGAACCGGGAAACCACAGGCACCAGGGAATGGGAAAGCCGTGGGCACCAGAGAACCGGTGACACCGAGGAGCTGGGGAACTGGGAGCATCAGAAAACTGTGGGCACCAGGgaactgggagcactggggagctgcagcactggggaaaTGGGAAGCAGTGGGCACTGATGAACCAGGAGCACCGGGCAGCCACATCACGGGGGAACCGGGAGCACCAGGAAact GTGTTGACTTCAAGATGAAGACCATCGAAGTGGATGGCATTAAGGTGCGGATACAGATCTG GGACACGGCAGGCCAGGAGCGGTACCAGACCATCACCAAGCAGTACTACCGGCGGGCACAG GGCATCTTCCTGGTGTATGACATCAGCAGCGAGCGTTCCTACCAGCACATCGTGAAGTGGGCCAGCGACGTGGATGAG TACGCGCCTGATGGCGTCCAGAAAATCCTCATTGGGAACAAGGCGGACGAGGAGCACAAGAGGCAAGTGGCCAAAGAGCAAGGGCTGCAG CTGGCCAGGGAGTATGGGATGGACTTCTACGAGACCAGCGCCTGCAGCAACCTCAACATcaaggag TCCTTCACACGGCTGAcggagctggtgctgcaggcgCACCGCAAGGAACTGGAGGGGCTGCGggcccccccccgcgcccccgccctGGCCCGCCTGGAGGAGGAtgagcagcagcctctggggaGCGAGGACAGCCCCAAAGCCTGCTGGTGTTGA
- the RAB15 gene encoding ras-related protein Rab-15 isoform X4 gives MKTIEVDGIKVRIQIWDTAGQERYQTITKQYYRRAQGIFLVYDISSERSYQHIVKWASDVDEYAPDGVQKILIGNKADEEHKRQVAKEQGLQLAREYGMDFYETSACSNLNIKESFTRLTELVLQAHRKELEGLRAPPRAPALARLEEDEQQPLGSEDSPKACWC, from the exons ATGAAGACCATCGAAGTGGATGGCATTAAGGTGCGGATACAGATCTG GGACACGGCAGGCCAGGAGCGGTACCAGACCATCACCAAGCAGTACTACCGGCGGGCACAG GGCATCTTCCTGGTGTATGACATCAGCAGCGAGCGTTCCTACCAGCACATCGTGAAGTGGGCCAGCGACGTGGATGAG TACGCGCCTGATGGCGTCCAGAAAATCCTCATTGGGAACAAGGCGGACGAGGAGCACAAGAGGCAAGTGGCCAAAGAGCAAGGGCTGCAG CTGGCCAGGGAGTATGGGATGGACTTCTACGAGACCAGCGCCTGCAGCAACCTCAACATcaaggag TCCTTCACACGGCTGAcggagctggtgctgcaggcgCACCGCAAGGAACTGGAGGGGCTGCGggcccccccccgcgcccccgccctGGCCCGCCTGGAGGAGGAtgagcagcagcctctggggaGCGAGGACAGCCCCAAAGCCTGCTGGTGTTGA
- the GPX2 gene encoding glutathione peroxidase 2 produces MTVPIAKSFYDLSATSLQGEKVDFNVFRGRVVLIENVASLUGTTVRDYTQLNQLQARYPRRLVVLGFPCNQFGYQENGTNEEILNSLKHVRPGGGFEPNFTLFQKCQVNGQDTHPVFAYLKAHLPAPADEATHLMAEPRFLTWSPVRRSDISWNFEKFLVGPEGEPFRRYSPRTPTAQLEPDIQRLLKLAK; encoded by the exons ATGACCGTCCCCATTGCCAAGTCCTTCTACGACCTGAGTGCCACCTCCTTGCAGGGGGAGAAGGTGGACTTCAACGTCTTCCGGGGCCGCGTGGTCCTCATCGAGAACGTGGCATCCCTCTGAGGCACTACGGTGCGGGACTACACCCAGCTCAACCAGCTGCAAGCCCGCTATCCCCGGCGGCTGGTCGTGCTGGGCTTCCCCTGCAACCAATTTGGCTACCAG GAGAACGGCACCAACGAGGAGATCCTCAACAGCCTGAAGCACGTGCGGCCAGGGGGTGGCTTCGAGCCCAACTTCACCCTCTTCCAGAAGTGCCAGGTGAACGGGCAGGACACCCACCCTGTCTTCGCCTACCTGAAGGCTcacctgcctgcaccagctgaCGAGGCGACGCACCTGATGGCTGAGCCCCGCTTCCTCACCTGGAGTCCCGTGCGGCGCTCTGACATCTCCTGGAACTTTGAGAAGTTCCTGGTGGGTCCCGAGGGGGAACCTTTCCGGCGCTACAGCCCCCGCACGCCCACCGCCCAGCTGGAGCCCGACATCCAGCGCCTCCTCAAGCTGGCCAAGTAG
- the CHURC1 gene encoding protein Churchill, whose product MCGGCVGTEYPERGTTCLEGGSFLLNFVGCAQCGRRDFVLLGNRAAGLHGGDEIVTYDHLCKNCHHLIARHEYTFSVVDDYQEYTMLCLLCGRAEDSISILPDDPRQMTPLF is encoded by the exons atgTGCGGGGGCTGCGTGGGTACCGAGTACCCGGAGCGG GGTACCACTTGCCTGGAGGGCGGTTCCTTCCTCCTCAACTTCGTGGGGTGCGCACAGTGCGGCCGCCGGGACTTCGTCCTGCTCGGCAACCGCGCTGCCGGCCTGCACGGCGGGGACGAGATCGTCACCTACGACC ACCTGTGCAAGAACTGCCACCACCTGATTGCGCGCCATGAGTACACCTTCAGCGTGGTGGATGACTACCAG GAGTACACCATGCTTTGCCTGCTCTGTGGCCGGGCTGAGGACTCCATCAGCATCCTGCCCGACGACCCCCGCCAGATGACCCCGCTTTTCTGA